A stretch of Vigna angularis cultivar LongXiaoDou No.4 chromosome 4, ASM1680809v1, whole genome shotgun sequence DNA encodes these proteins:
- the LOC128196149 gene encoding uncharacterized protein LOC128196149: protein MTIILGVNREMTRTQPNNESSHMPSLARALETIASALQQQGAALVQQHETALQQLEAARLCSEANQREHVEAFRQLSTNDTSVEAQRIREWTLENFLQHRPPTFNGRTSPDEADLWIRNMEKIFYAKNCSSETRLAYSEYQLFEEAIHWWDNMKLILQEGSEIITWEVFKNKFYAEYFPDSVRHAKEVEFLKLVQGDKSMAEYADKFKQLGRFYTQPSNEEWKCRKFKNGLRADIQLAVNPLAIKEFSALVEHAKVAERLRNEMEVQQKLQRVGGPSGSRVGQHVRNRPYDRPQPHRNSHQQQHQQGII, encoded by the coding sequence ATGACAATAATTCTCGGTGTGAACAGAGAAATGACTCGCACACAACCCAACAATGAATCCTCTCATATGCCTAGCTTGGCAAGAGCTTTGGAGACTATCGCATCTGCTCTTCAACAACAGGGCGCTGCTTTAGTGCAACAGCATGAAACTGCTCTACAACAATTAGAAGCGGCTAGGCTATGTTCTGAAGCCAATCAAAGAGAACATGTGGAAGCCTTTAGGCAACTATCTACGAATGACACGTCTGTAGAAGCTCAAAGGATTCGGGAGTGGACCTTAGAAAACTTTCTACAACATCGTCCACCTACTTTTAATGGGAGAACAAGTCCGGATGAGGCTGATCTGTGGATAAGAAATATGGAAAAGATTTTTTATGCGAAAAATTGCTCATCAGAAACTAGGTTGGCATATTCCGAGTATCAACTGTTCGAAGAAGCAATACACTGGTGGGACAACATGAAGCTAATATTACAAGAAGGTAGTGAGATTATTACCTGGGAAGTTTTTAAGAATAAGTTTTACGCTGAGTACTTTCCGGATAGTGTAAGACATGCAAAAGAGGTGGAATTCTTGAAACTCGTGCAAGGTGACAAGTCGATGGCTGAGTATGCAGACAAGTTCAAACAGTTGGGACGTTTCTACACCCAACCATCAAATGAGGAATGGAAgtgtagaaaatttaaaaatggattGAGAGCAGACATACAACTAGCTGTGAACCCTTTAGCTATTAAAGAGTTTTCTGCTTTAGTGGAACATGCCAAAGTTGCAGAAAGGTTAAGGAATGAGATGGAAGTTCAGCAGAAGTTACAAAGGGTGGGAGGACCATCTGGGTCACGAGTTGGACAACATGTAAGGAATCGACCTTATGACAGACCACAACCTCATAGGAATTCTCATCAGCAACAACATCAACAGGGAATAATCTGA
- the LOC108319454 gene encoding CBL-interacting serine/threonine-protein kinase 1 isoform X1 — MVTLAHGRKEGLGKRLGKYELGRTLGEGNFGKVKLARDTNSGKLFAVKILEKSKIIDLNNTDQIKREISTLKLLKHPNVVRLYEVLASKTKIYMVLEYVNGGELFDKIASKGKLEETEGRKIFQQLIDGVSFCHNKGVFHRDLKLENVLVDAKGNIKITDFNLSALPQHFRDDGLLHTTCGSPNYVAPEILANKGYDGGTSDIWSCGVILYVILTGYLPFDDRNLAVLYQKIFKGDLQIPRWLSAGARNMIKRMLDPNPKTRITMTMIKEDEWFKEGYIPSNPEDEEEGVFIDDEAFSIHNASLESDQGSPTSPTLVNAFQLIGMCSSLDLSGLFEKEDVTERKIRFTSTHSPKDLEERIEGIVTGMRCRVQKKNGMLKVTQDIKAQKCLGSLSMIIEVFEISPTLYVVELSKCCGDASVYRQLCQKLSNELGFDPNQNIESSEMIGLLRENNLEAINVDV, encoded by the exons ATGGTGACTTTAGCCCATGGGAGAAAGGAAGGGCTGGGAAAGAGACTTGGGAAATACGAATTGGGAAGAACACTTGGAGAAGGAAATTTTGGAAAGGTCAAGTTGGCAAGGGACACTAATTCTGGGAAGCTTTTTGCTGTTAAGATCCTTGAGAAGAGCAAGATCATTGACCTCAATAACACTGATCAG ATAAAGAGGGAGATATCTACCTTGAAGCTTCTGAAGCACCCTAATGTCGTCAGATTATACGAG GTCTTGGCTAGCAAAACCAAAATTTACATGGTACTTGAGTACGTGAATGGAGGAGAGTTATTTGACAAAATT GCATCCAAAGGTAAACTTGAAGAAACTGAAGGTAGGAAGATATTCCAACAGTTGATTGATGGTGTGAGTTTCTGCCACAATAAAGGTGTCTTCCACAGGGATCTTAAG CTGGAGAATGTTCTTGTCGATGCCAAAGGGAACATAAAGATAACTGATTTTAACCTTAGTGCTTTGCCTCAGCATTTTAGG GATGATGGGTTGCTTCATACTACTTGTGGAAGTCCCAACTATGTTGCTCCTGAGATTCTTGCTAATAAAGGCTATGACGGTGGAACATCAGATATATGGTCATGTGGTGTTATCTTGTATGTAATTCTTACAGGATATCTTCCTTTTGATGACAGAAATCTTGCAGTTCTTTATCAAAAG ATTTTTAAAGGAGACCTTCAGATACCAAGATGGCTATCAGCTGGTGCTCGAAACATGATAAAAAGAATGCTTGATCCAAATCCTAAAACCCGGATAACAATGACTATGATCAAAGAAGATGAATGGTTCAAAGAAGGTTATATTCCTTCAAAtccagaagatgaagaagagggtGTGTTCATTGATGATGAAGCCTTTTCCATTCATAATGCG TCACTTGAATCAGATCAAGGTAGTCCAACATCACCAACACTCGTCAATGCATTTCAATTGATAGGGATGTGTTCAAGTCTAGATCTCTCTGGCCTTTTTGAGAAAGAG GATGTTACTGAGAGGAAGATAAGGTTTACATCTACTCATTCACCAAAAGATTTGGAGGAGAGGATAGAAGGCATTGTAACAGGGATGAGATGTAGAGTTCAGAAGAAGAATGGGATG TTGAAAGTGACACAAGATATTAAAGCACAGAAATGTCTCGGTAGTCTTTCAATGATAATAGAG GTATTTGAAATCAGTCCAACATTGTATGTAGTAGAGTTGAGCAAGTGTTGTGGAGATGCTTCTGTGTATAGACAG TTATGCCAGAAGTTGTCAAATGAATTGGGTTTTGACCCAAACCAAAATATAGAGAGCTCAGAAATGATAGGCCTACTAAGAGAAAATAATTTGGAAGCTATAAATGTAGATGTGTGA
- the LOC108319454 gene encoding CBL-interacting serine/threonine-protein kinase 1 isoform X3, protein MVTLAHGRKEGLGKRLGKYELGRTLGEGNFGKVKLARDTNSGKLFAVKILEKSKIIDLNNTDQIKREISTLKLLKHPNVVRLYEVLASKTKIYMVLEYVNGGELFDKIASKGKLEETEGRKIFQQLIDGVSFCHNKGVFHRDLKLENVLVDAKGNIKITDFNLSALPQHFRDDGLLHTTCGSPNYVAPEILANKGYDGGTSDIWSCGVILYVILTGYLPFDDRNLAVLYQKIFKGDLQIPRWLSAGARNMIKRMLDPNPKTRITMTMIKEDEWFKEGYIPSNPEDEEEGVFIDDEAFSIHNASLESDQGSPTSPTLVNAFQLIGMCSSLDLSGLFEKEDVTERKIRFTSTHSPKDLEERIEGIVTGMRCRVQKKNGMLKVTQDIKAQKCLGSLSMIIEVFEISPTLYVVELSKCCGDASVYRQEVPQRSRR, encoded by the exons ATGGTGACTTTAGCCCATGGGAGAAAGGAAGGGCTGGGAAAGAGACTTGGGAAATACGAATTGGGAAGAACACTTGGAGAAGGAAATTTTGGAAAGGTCAAGTTGGCAAGGGACACTAATTCTGGGAAGCTTTTTGCTGTTAAGATCCTTGAGAAGAGCAAGATCATTGACCTCAATAACACTGATCAG ATAAAGAGGGAGATATCTACCTTGAAGCTTCTGAAGCACCCTAATGTCGTCAGATTATACGAG GTCTTGGCTAGCAAAACCAAAATTTACATGGTACTTGAGTACGTGAATGGAGGAGAGTTATTTGACAAAATT GCATCCAAAGGTAAACTTGAAGAAACTGAAGGTAGGAAGATATTCCAACAGTTGATTGATGGTGTGAGTTTCTGCCACAATAAAGGTGTCTTCCACAGGGATCTTAAG CTGGAGAATGTTCTTGTCGATGCCAAAGGGAACATAAAGATAACTGATTTTAACCTTAGTGCTTTGCCTCAGCATTTTAGG GATGATGGGTTGCTTCATACTACTTGTGGAAGTCCCAACTATGTTGCTCCTGAGATTCTTGCTAATAAAGGCTATGACGGTGGAACATCAGATATATGGTCATGTGGTGTTATCTTGTATGTAATTCTTACAGGATATCTTCCTTTTGATGACAGAAATCTTGCAGTTCTTTATCAAAAG ATTTTTAAAGGAGACCTTCAGATACCAAGATGGCTATCAGCTGGTGCTCGAAACATGATAAAAAGAATGCTTGATCCAAATCCTAAAACCCGGATAACAATGACTATGATCAAAGAAGATGAATGGTTCAAAGAAGGTTATATTCCTTCAAAtccagaagatgaagaagagggtGTGTTCATTGATGATGAAGCCTTTTCCATTCATAATGCG TCACTTGAATCAGATCAAGGTAGTCCAACATCACCAACACTCGTCAATGCATTTCAATTGATAGGGATGTGTTCAAGTCTAGATCTCTCTGGCCTTTTTGAGAAAGAG GATGTTACTGAGAGGAAGATAAGGTTTACATCTACTCATTCACCAAAAGATTTGGAGGAGAGGATAGAAGGCATTGTAACAGGGATGAGATGTAGAGTTCAGAAGAAGAATGGGATG TTGAAAGTGACACAAGATATTAAAGCACAGAAATGTCTCGGTAGTCTTTCAATGATAATAGAG GTATTTGAAATCAGTCCAACATTGTATGTAGTAGAGTTGAGCAAGTGTTGTGGAGATGCTTCTGTGTATAGACAG gaggtgcccCAACGTTCACGGCGTTGA
- the LOC108319454 gene encoding CBL-interacting serine/threonine-protein kinase 1 isoform X2, with the protein MVTLAHGRKEGLGKRLGKYELGRTLGEGNFGKVKLARDTNSGKLFAVKILEKSKIIDLNNTDQIKREISTLKLLKHPNVVRLYEVLASKTKIYMVLEYVNGGELFDKIASKGKLEETEGRKIFQQLIDGVSFCHNKGVFHRDLKLENVLVDAKGNIKITDFNLSALPQHFRDDGLLHTTCGSPNYVAPEILANKGYDGGTSDIWSCGVILYVILTGYLPFDDRNLAVLYQKIPRWLSAGARNMIKRMLDPNPKTRITMTMIKEDEWFKEGYIPSNPEDEEEGVFIDDEAFSIHNASLESDQGSPTSPTLVNAFQLIGMCSSLDLSGLFEKEDVTERKIRFTSTHSPKDLEERIEGIVTGMRCRVQKKNGMLKVTQDIKAQKCLGSLSMIIEVFEISPTLYVVELSKCCGDASVYRQLCQKLSNELGFDPNQNIESSEMIGLLRENNLEAINVDV; encoded by the exons ATGGTGACTTTAGCCCATGGGAGAAAGGAAGGGCTGGGAAAGAGACTTGGGAAATACGAATTGGGAAGAACACTTGGAGAAGGAAATTTTGGAAAGGTCAAGTTGGCAAGGGACACTAATTCTGGGAAGCTTTTTGCTGTTAAGATCCTTGAGAAGAGCAAGATCATTGACCTCAATAACACTGATCAG ATAAAGAGGGAGATATCTACCTTGAAGCTTCTGAAGCACCCTAATGTCGTCAGATTATACGAG GTCTTGGCTAGCAAAACCAAAATTTACATGGTACTTGAGTACGTGAATGGAGGAGAGTTATTTGACAAAATT GCATCCAAAGGTAAACTTGAAGAAACTGAAGGTAGGAAGATATTCCAACAGTTGATTGATGGTGTGAGTTTCTGCCACAATAAAGGTGTCTTCCACAGGGATCTTAAG CTGGAGAATGTTCTTGTCGATGCCAAAGGGAACATAAAGATAACTGATTTTAACCTTAGTGCTTTGCCTCAGCATTTTAGG GATGATGGGTTGCTTCATACTACTTGTGGAAGTCCCAACTATGTTGCTCCTGAGATTCTTGCTAATAAAGGCTATGACGGTGGAACATCAGATATATGGTCATGTGGTGTTATCTTGTATGTAATTCTTACAGGATATCTTCCTTTTGATGACAGAAATCTTGCAGTTCTTTATCAAAAG ATACCAAGATGGCTATCAGCTGGTGCTCGAAACATGATAAAAAGAATGCTTGATCCAAATCCTAAAACCCGGATAACAATGACTATGATCAAAGAAGATGAATGGTTCAAAGAAGGTTATATTCCTTCAAAtccagaagatgaagaagagggtGTGTTCATTGATGATGAAGCCTTTTCCATTCATAATGCG TCACTTGAATCAGATCAAGGTAGTCCAACATCACCAACACTCGTCAATGCATTTCAATTGATAGGGATGTGTTCAAGTCTAGATCTCTCTGGCCTTTTTGAGAAAGAG GATGTTACTGAGAGGAAGATAAGGTTTACATCTACTCATTCACCAAAAGATTTGGAGGAGAGGATAGAAGGCATTGTAACAGGGATGAGATGTAGAGTTCAGAAGAAGAATGGGATG TTGAAAGTGACACAAGATATTAAAGCACAGAAATGTCTCGGTAGTCTTTCAATGATAATAGAG GTATTTGAAATCAGTCCAACATTGTATGTAGTAGAGTTGAGCAAGTGTTGTGGAGATGCTTCTGTGTATAGACAG TTATGCCAGAAGTTGTCAAATGAATTGGGTTTTGACCCAAACCAAAATATAGAGAGCTCAGAAATGATAGGCCTACTAAGAGAAAATAATTTGGAAGCTATAAATGTAGATGTGTGA
- the LOC108319478 gene encoding uncharacterized protein LOC108319478 gives MAPIRSTGFVDPGWDHGIAQDERKKKVRCNYCGKIVSGGIYRLKQHLARVSGEVTYCEKAPDEVYLKMKENLEGCRSHKKQKQVDAQAYMNFHSNDDEDEEEQVGSRSKGKQLMDDRNVSVNLTPLRSLGYVDPGWEHGVAQDERKKKVKCNYCEKIVSGGINRFKQHLARIPGEVAPCKNAPEEVYQKIKENMKWHRTGRRLRRPEAKELMPFYAKSDNDDDEFEQVEDALHHMNKETLMDVDKRFSKDVMKTFKGMPPSTCPEPLLRRSRLDNVYLKLPKNQTPQTYKQIKVKTGPTKKLRKEVISSICKFFYHAGIPVQAADSLYFHKMLEMVGQYGPGLICQPSQLMSGRFLQEEINSIKSYLLEYKASWAVTGCSIMADSWIDTQGRTIVNFLVSCPHGVYFVSSVDATNVIEDAPNLFKLLDKVVEEVGEENVVQVITENTPNYKAAGKMLEEKRRNLFWTPCATYCINRMLEDFLKIRCVEECMEKGQKITKLIYNQIWLLNLMKSEFTEGQELLKPTTTRFASSFATLQSLLDHRVGLRRMFLSNKWILSRFSSSNEGKEVEKIVLNVTFWKKMQYVRKSIDPIMQVLKKLYSGESLSMPYIYNDMYRAKLAIKSVHGDDARKYEPFWKVIDSHWNSLFCHPLYLAAYFLNPSYRYRQDFVPHSEVVRGLNECIVRLESDNMRRISASMQIAHYNSAQDDFGTELAISTRTGLEPAAWWQQHGISCLELHRIAVRILSQTCSSFACEHDWSIYDQIHCKRQNRLSQKKLNDVIYVHYNLRLRESQLRKRSRDSKLSSVDSVLQAHLLDDWIIDDNVQSSDVDKNILFGVELDDEYENDSIDYDDGSARSLKGSLELVTMADLAVGSPDVDHANMDAATDDESDMNYFDDDLSE, from the exons ATGGCTCCAATACGTTCCACTGGATTTGTTGATCCTGGTTGGGATCATGGCATAGCCCAGGACGAGCGGAAAAAGAAGGTTAGATGCAACTACTGTGGCAAAATTGTTAGTGGTGGGATATACAGATTAAAGCAGCATTTAGCTCGAGTTTCTGGGGAAGTAACATACTGTGAAAAGGCTCCTGATGAAGTCTACctaaaaatgaaggaaaatcTTGAAGGCTGTCGTTCccataaaaaacaaaagcaagtTGATGCACAAGCATACATGAATTTTCACTcaaatgatgatgaagatgaggaagagcaAGTTGGGAGTAGAAGCAAAGGTAAGCAATTGATGGATGATCGAAATGTATCTGTAAATTTGACTCCTCTTCGCTCCTTAGGATATGTTGACCCAGGGTGGGAGCATGGTGTTGCTCAAGacgagagaaagaagaaagttaAATGCAATTACTGTGAGAAAATTGTTAGTGGTGGTATAAATCGGTTTAAACAACATTTAGCTAGAATTCCTGGAGAGGTAGCACCTTGTAAAAATGCTCCAGAAGAAGTTtatcagaaaataaaagagaatatgAAATGGCATCGTACTGGGAGGAGACTTAGGCGACCTGAGGCTAAGGAACTGATGCCTTTCTATGCAAAATCCgacaatgatgatgatgagtttgaACAAGTAGAAGATGCTTTGCATCATATGAACAAAGAAACTTTGATGGATGTTGATAAGAGATTCTCTAAAGATGTAATGAAGACCTTCAAGGGAATGCCACCCAGTACTTGTCCTGAACCTTTATTGAGAAGATCAAGATTGGATAATGTTTATCTGAAATTGCCCAAGAATCAGACTCCTCAAacttacaaacaaataaaagttaagACAGGGCCCACTAAGAAATTACGAAAGGAAGTTATTTCTTCAATTTGCAAATTTTTTTACCATGCAGGGATTCCTGTACAGGCTGCAGACtctctatattttcataaaatgctGGAAATGGTTGGTCAATATGGACCAGGACTGATATGCCAACCTAGCCAACTAATGTCTGGCCGCTTTTTGCAGGAGGAAATCAATTCTATTAAAAGTTACCTTCTTGAATACAAGGCTTCCTGGGCAGTTACTGGTTGCTCTATAATGGCAGATAGTTGGATAGATACACAGGGTAGGACAATCGTTAACTTTCTGGTTTCTTGTCCTCATGGTGTATACTTTGTTTCTTCAGTTGATGCCACTAATGTAATAGAAGATGCACCAAATTTATTTAAGCTTCTGGACAAAGTAGTGGAAGAAGTAGGTGAGGAAAATGTAGTGCAG GTAATAACTGAAAATACTCCTAACTATAAAGCTGCTGGAAAAATGCTCGAAGAGAAGAGAAGGAATTTGTTCTGGACCCCTTGTGCCACTTATTGTATTAATCGAATGCTTGaagattttttgaaaataagatgCGTGGAAGAGTGCATGGAAAAGGgtcaaaaaattacaaaactaatTTACAATCAAATATGGTTGTTAAATCTTATGAAAAGTGAGTTCACCGAGGGGCAGGAGCTTCTAAAACCAACTACCACCCGGTTTGCCTCTAGCTTTGCTACACTACAGAGCTTGTTAGATCATAGAGTTGGTCTCAGAAGAATGTTTCTTTCCAATAAATGGATTTTGTCCAGATTCTCCAGCTCAAACGAGGGGAAAGAGGtggaaaaaattgttttgaatgtCACATTTTGGAAGAAAATGCAGTATGTTAGGAAGTCAATAGATCCGATAATGCAAGTACTAAAAAAACTTTATAGTGGTGAGAGCTTGTCAATGCCATATATATATAACGACATGTACAGGGCAAAACTTGCAATCAAATCTGTTCATGGTGATGATGCACGTAAATATGAACCCTTCTGGAAGGTGATAGATAGTCATTGGAACTCTCTGTTCTGTCACCCTCTTTACTTGGCTGCATACTTCTTAAACCCCTCATACAGATATCGTCAGGATTTTGTGCCG CATTCTGAGGTAGTACGAGGGCTCAATGAATGCATTGTTCGGCTGGAGTCAGATAATATGAGACGGATATCTGCATCAATGCAG ATAGCTCATTATAATTCTGCACAAGATGACTTTGGAACTGAATTGGCAATTAGCACAAGAACTGGTCTAGAACCAG CTGCTTGGTGGCAACAACATGGAATAAGTTGCTTAGAGTTGCACAGAATAGCTGTACGGATATTAAGTCAGACATGCTCGTCCTTTGCTTGTGAGCATGATTGGAGTATATATGACCAGATACATTGCaaaagacaaaatcgtctatcTCAGAAAAAATTGAATGACGTTATATATGTTCACTACAATTTGCGACTTAGAGAAAGCCAACTAAGAAAAAGGTCCAGGGACTCAAAGTTGTCCTCTGTTGACAGTGTTCTGCAAGCTCATTTACTTGATGATTGGATAATAGATGATAATGTACAAAGCTCTGATGTTGATAAG AATATTCTTTTTGGAGTTGAACTAGATGatgaatatgaaaatgattCAATTGATTACGATGATGGAAGTGCTAGGTCTCTAAAGGGATCCCTTGAGCTGGTGACTATGGCTGACTTAGCTGTAGGGTCACCAGATGTAGATCATGCTAACATGGATGCTGCAACTGATGATGAGTCTGATATGAATTATTTTGATGATGATTTGAGCGAGTAA
- the LOC108319438 gene encoding pyruvate dehydrogenase (acetyl-transferring) kinase, mitochondrial isoform X2, with the protein MAAKKACESFSKSLIEDVHRWGCLKQTGVSLRYMMEFGSKPISKNLLISAQFLQKELAIRIARRAIELENLPYGLSQKPAVLKVRDWYLDSFRDLRAFPDIKNMNDEREFTEMIKAIKVRHNNVVPTMALGVQQLKKGMDPKIVYEDLVEIHQFLDRFYMSRIGIRMLIGQHVELHNPNPPPFVVGYIHTKMSPVEVATNASEDARAICCREYGSAPDVRIYGDPDFTFPYVPAHLHLMVFELVKNSLRAVQERFMDSDKVAPPIRIIVADGIEDVTIKVSDEGGGIPRSGLPKIFTYLYSTAKNPLDEHSDLGIGENVTMAGYGYGLPISRLYARYFGGDLQMISMEGYGTDAYLHLSRLGDSQEPLP; encoded by the exons ATGGCTGCCAAGAAGGCGTGTGAGTCATTCTCAAAGTCTTTGATTGAGGATGTGCATAGATGGGGTTGCTTGAAGCAGACAGGAGTAAGTCTGAGGTACATGATGGAGTTTGGGTCCAAACCCATTTCCAAGAATTTGCTGATTTCTGCTCAGTTTCTTCAAAAAGAGCTAGCCATTAGAATTGCCAGACGAGCTATTGAGCTTGAGAATCTTCCCTATGGTTTGTCTCAAAAGCCTGCTGTTTTGAAG gTTAGGGATTGGTATCTGGATTCTTTCCGTGATCTCAGAGCCTTCCCTGATATCAAGAATATGAACGATGAAAGAGAGTTCACtgaaatgatcaaggccatcaaAGTGAGACACAACAATGTGGTTCCCACAATGGCCTTGGGTGTTCAGCAATTGAAGAAAGGAATGGATCCAAAGATTGTTTACGAAGATCTTGTCGAGATTCACCAGTTCCTTGATCGCTTTTACATGTCAAGAATTGGGATCCGAATGCTTATTG GGCAGCATGTTGAGTTGCACAATCCCAATCCTCCACCCTTTGTTGTTGGTTATATACACACAAAAATGTCTCCTGTGGAGGTGGCCACGAACGCCAGTGAGGATGCTCGTGCTATATGTTGTCGTGAATATGGAAGTGCCCCTGACGTCCGAATTTATGGAGATCCTGATTTTACTTTTCC GTATGTTCCAGCTCACTTGCATCTTATGGTATTTGAGTTGGTTAAGAACTCACTGCGTGCTGTCCAAGAACGTTTTATGGATTCTGATAAAGTTGCACCTCCCATTAGAATCATAGTTGCTGATGGGATAGAGGATGTTACCATAAAG GTCTCAGATGAGGGAGGTGGAATTCCAAGAAGTGGTTTGCCTAAAATTTTTACATATCTATATAGTACAGCCAAAAATCCATTGGATGAGCATTCAGATCTTGGAATAGGTGAGAATGTGACAATGGCTGGATATGGATATGGACTTCCCATTAGTCGCCTATATGCTCGGTATTTTGGAGGTGATCTTCAAATGATCTCTATGGAAGGATATG GGACTGATGCATATCTCCATTTGTCTCGTTTGGGAGATTCACAAGAACCTTTGCCTTGA
- the LOC108319438 gene encoding pyruvate dehydrogenase (acetyl-transferring) kinase, mitochondrial isoform X1, with amino-acid sequence MVPINSVLGGLNFLFPSSTISLRFKGSYLQNQVLMAAKKACESFSKSLIEDVHRWGCLKQTGVSLRYMMEFGSKPISKNLLISAQFLQKELAIRIARRAIELENLPYGLSQKPAVLKVRDWYLDSFRDLRAFPDIKNMNDEREFTEMIKAIKVRHNNVVPTMALGVQQLKKGMDPKIVYEDLVEIHQFLDRFYMSRIGIRMLIGQHVELHNPNPPPFVVGYIHTKMSPVEVATNASEDARAICCREYGSAPDVRIYGDPDFTFPYVPAHLHLMVFELVKNSLRAVQERFMDSDKVAPPIRIIVADGIEDVTIKVSDEGGGIPRSGLPKIFTYLYSTAKNPLDEHSDLGIGENVTMAGYGYGLPISRLYARYFGGDLQMISMEGYGTDAYLHLSRLGDSQEPLP; translated from the exons ATGGTGCCAATCAATTCAGTGTTGGGAGGTCTCAATTTTCTGTTCCCATCGTCAACAATAAG tctcagatttaaGGGCTCGTACCTCCAGAACCAGGTTCTCATGGCTGCCAAGAAGGCGTGTGAGTCATTCTCAAAGTCTTTGATTGAGGATGTGCATAGATGGGGTTGCTTGAAGCAGACAGGAGTAAGTCTGAGGTACATGATGGAGTTTGGGTCCAAACCCATTTCCAAGAATTTGCTGATTTCTGCTCAGTTTCTTCAAAAAGAGCTAGCCATTAGAATTGCCAGACGAGCTATTGAGCTTGAGAATCTTCCCTATGGTTTGTCTCAAAAGCCTGCTGTTTTGAAG gTTAGGGATTGGTATCTGGATTCTTTCCGTGATCTCAGAGCCTTCCCTGATATCAAGAATATGAACGATGAAAGAGAGTTCACtgaaatgatcaaggccatcaaAGTGAGACACAACAATGTGGTTCCCACAATGGCCTTGGGTGTTCAGCAATTGAAGAAAGGAATGGATCCAAAGATTGTTTACGAAGATCTTGTCGAGATTCACCAGTTCCTTGATCGCTTTTACATGTCAAGAATTGGGATCCGAATGCTTATTG GGCAGCATGTTGAGTTGCACAATCCCAATCCTCCACCCTTTGTTGTTGGTTATATACACACAAAAATGTCTCCTGTGGAGGTGGCCACGAACGCCAGTGAGGATGCTCGTGCTATATGTTGTCGTGAATATGGAAGTGCCCCTGACGTCCGAATTTATGGAGATCCTGATTTTACTTTTCC GTATGTTCCAGCTCACTTGCATCTTATGGTATTTGAGTTGGTTAAGAACTCACTGCGTGCTGTCCAAGAACGTTTTATGGATTCTGATAAAGTTGCACCTCCCATTAGAATCATAGTTGCTGATGGGATAGAGGATGTTACCATAAAG GTCTCAGATGAGGGAGGTGGAATTCCAAGAAGTGGTTTGCCTAAAATTTTTACATATCTATATAGTACAGCCAAAAATCCATTGGATGAGCATTCAGATCTTGGAATAGGTGAGAATGTGACAATGGCTGGATATGGATATGGACTTCCCATTAGTCGCCTATATGCTCGGTATTTTGGAGGTGATCTTCAAATGATCTCTATGGAAGGATATG GGACTGATGCATATCTCCATTTGTCTCGTTTGGGAGATTCACAAGAACCTTTGCCTTGA